The genome window tggtaagttactacaagtttttacaagaacttcaagttcatgatgtagtatGATTTACATGATCTAGGCTTATGGTAAGATTAGATTGTgttgttgatgttgatgatgacttaaaagaaaataaacacatgttttgaaaacatgggaaacctccatttttaggggaaactctgtcaaaatttctgtaaaattttgacacttagaaaatataagtttttaagaaacttatttcctaaaaatgtatctaaaaacatttaccaaggttcccctaatttttgtgttaagaaatgattatttcttcaagattaaaattgatattaagtatgtatatttttgtgaaaaatgtatatatttattgatcaccaaattttgtgctaagtgtatgtagtttgtattatacgtgatagtgtattaggacttgaaaatacactaaatactcataagaagtaaaaatacaaaaatacacatacaacatgcttagacacatacaagaaaatatatttatgaaaatatatttcttcataaaataaataacttggacaagttataaACATAAAATGAAGCTTTGgataaaatacataattcgggtgaaaaatacaagatacttatatttatttttgagaaaataatataagtaagatatgtagttaaaaatataaattatttttaacacaagaatacatacacaaaagatagtgacttgtacttgtgcgatacaagtctagtgactaacgttaataaaatacgtttaggtcacgacgctagataaagcaaatccggtgaagtttacgacgcaggaacgcaaagttgtgagttcatgctcccccttttctttaactgtttttcgttttataactctcgggggtgaaatacatgtacaaatacttaaacggtatgaaatgcctatgaaatactagatcatgtgagcatagacttaatactaaaaatgccataaactcTTGGTGAAGACTAGTACCAAGCAGTGCTAAAGATGCCATAaattcttggtgaaaactagtaccaagaaatgctaaaaatgccataaggtcttggtgaaaactagtaccaagccattaaaaaccttcattaattagggacgagggttagatctaacgggtacggtcgaaccccactcatggtcacaactagtacctagtagtgctttGGAGTCCCAATTGAGGTTAATcgacagtcgagggtaatcgacacagtcaaggagtcataacaagtactcccGATGTCCtcaaggagtcataacaagtaTTCCcctgtcctcacatgccttaaatgGTTACTCCTTACAGGCTTACGAACCGAACCAGTTTGGGCTAAAACTAGAGCAGGCCCAAATAACTCACACAACCCAACAATGACCACAAAAGGGCAACAAAATACAGTGTCGTTAGTTACTCGGTCCTTACAACAACAGAGCTTAAGAAAACCACCAAATTGATTTGGCGGCAACGCAAGTGAAACTGCAAGAACGCTTACAGAATCTAACTTCTGTATGCAGAAATAACAAGAAACACGAAAGGTAATCGAATACATTTGAATATCAGTTTACAGAAGTAATAATCACTATCTCATTTCTCTTCAGTTCTAttcaaatttattatttaaatgaTTATATTATACTAACCTGAAATATAATTGTTTGATTTcgtgtggttgttgttgttgttgtgtgaAGAATGAATCAAGAAACAAGATCGAAGCATAGTAATCTTAAGAAAAGAGCAAACTTTGCCATAAGAAAATCTGATAAATTCAAAACCCTAGATTCTAACAAAAAGGGGGTTTATGGGAAAATTGTAAAAAGTCAAAGTAGAAAAGTCAAAGTTGATGATAATGCCTCCAATGTTGAAGATGGATATTATAAGAAAAGAAATGATAGTGTGAAGTTAAAGAGTGAAAGAATTGAGGGATCGAAATCGAATTATAGAGGTCGAAAAGACGGGGAATTTCATCGAAATGAAAGTAATGGTTTTGTCCGTAAGGAGGATAGGAGAGTTAACGCGAATGATGTGGGAAGTAAGGGTTATAACAAGCGGGAATCACGTGATGCGGGAGGTGATAGAAGAAAGAAAAGTGAGAATGGGGAGAATAGGTTAGGTTTTTTGAGGAAATATGGAGACGCGAAACGTGTGCAGTTGAGAAGTTCTGCAGAGGAACATAAATTTGGAATGAAGAAAGTGAAAAGCAGGAAGGATGTGTCTGATGATTCGGTGACAACGTTTGATCGGCCGAGGAGGAAGAGGCGGTTAATTCGGGTTGAGTATCCACATGATACTGCAAATAAGCGGTTTGACGATAGCCTGCCTACAATCGGTCAGTTTGTCTCCTTCCttgaattttatcatgtatgTGTTTATGTTTTTATAATGTGGAATATTGCATATGAATGTATTATGTATACATATTACGGCGAGTGTGTATCGCTTCAGTTTTCTATACGTTCTCTTctgctttattattattattttgttacATAATGGCCATAATTAGTTATCTCAAGATGAATCCATGATTACCATTACCATAGGCTCAAACTatctacacacttggtgtgtagatagCCACCCCAAAAAGTGCTttttttgtcctatatgcacaccctgcagtgtcgagctgtgtccaaagcgcggcgttttggtccggtcaaccagacaaagactgacgggtgtctgacgagtctgttgaccggaccaaaacgccgagctttggctgcgttttggtcctgtcaaccagacaaaagactatcgttgaccggaccaaaacgccgcgctttggacacagctcgacactgcagggtgtgcatataggacaaaaaaACACTTTTTGGTGTGCATATAGGCACATTGGTGTGCCAATAGCTACACCCTTACCATATTGCAAATTACGTGGTACAACGTTTTTACTGATAGGTAATTTTGGTATTGACTATAGTCAAACACGGACTTTTTTAAATCAAGTTTTTACTTCTGAGTTAAACAtcataaacatatatatattttggggaTGGTGAAGTATATATCAATATCCTTTTTCTTGGTGCTTTATTTTTGTCTCTCGCTTTTTCAGATAATACCACAGATCAAAATAAAGATCCGGAAGATACTGAAGAAAACGCTGAGATGTCAAAAAATGCACAGTTTCGGGCCATACAACCAAGCCCCTCTATCATATCATTTGTGAATGAAAATGTAATTTTTTTGTGGTTATGTATTTGTTGTTTTGTAAGCCGGATAATGTTTTTTACCTTGTTGTATAATTCTTGGATATTGATTATTGCAGTTATTGGGGCGCAGACGAGAAATCGAGTTCAAAAAGGCAGGATACAATATCGAACTTCCTTCTCCTTTAGATAATATTCCCTTTTCTACAAGCTCAGAACGAGAGCGAATTGAAGAATCAGTAAGCTTGCAGTCATATAATTTTATCAAGCTAATTTATTTGCATATGAAGAAGATTGTACAATCGGTTTTCGTAGTTTgagtaaagtacacagatggtccttgtgctttaccaaaattttggatttggttccTAGCTTTACaaaaaagtacacggatggtccttgtggtttgcgctttgtaacgcatttagtgaccacccaacaaatctaaaggttttagcatgcccaagttagggactaaatacgttacaaagtgcaaaccacaggtaccatccatgtacttttggaaaaagctgaggactaaatgcgttacaaagtgcaaaccacagggatcatccgtgtacttttggaaagttagggaccaaatccaaaattttagtaAACCACAGAGGCCATCCGTGTACTTTAATAGTTTTAGAGGCGTCTAAATGGCAGTGTTTTTCAGGTTTTCAGGAATAAACTGACATTTTTTGCTGCTGCGAAAGTTTCTTCATCTTTCCCATCTCATGATCTTCCAGAAATTGCATTTGCAGGTAAAAGTCTTTAttcaatattttattttattttatttttttattttttttcttgacacgTTATATGCCTTTCTAT of Helianthus annuus cultivar XRQ/B chromosome 1, HanXRQr2.0-SUNRISE, whole genome shotgun sequence contains these proteins:
- the LOC110869980 gene encoding uncharacterized protein LOC110869980 — protein: MNQETRSKHSNLKKRANFAIRKSDKFKTLDSNKKGVYGKIVKSQSRKVKVDDNASNVEDGYYKKRNDSVKLKSERIEGSKSNYRGRKDGEFHRNESNGFVRKEDRRVNANDVGSKGYNKRESRDAGGDRRKKSENGENRLGFLRKYGDAKRVQLRSSAEEHKFGMKKVKSRKDVSDDSVTTFDRPRRKRRLIRVEYPHDTANKRFDDSLPTIDNTTDQNKDPEDTEENAEMSKNAQFRAIQPSPSIISFVNENLLGRRREIEFKKAGYNIELPSPLDNIPFSTSSERERIEESVFRNKLTFFAAAKVSSSFPSHDLPEIAFAGRSNVGKSSLLNSLTRQWGVVRTSDKPGLTQTINFFNLGPKLCLVDLPGYGFAYAKEEVKESWEELVKEYVSTREELKRVCLLIDTKWGMKPRDHELVDLMERSKTKYQIVLTKTDLSFPVDVARRAMQIEESLKTKKSAIQPLMMVSSKTGAGIRSLRTVLSNVSRFARL